A window from Pseudomonas moraviensis encodes these proteins:
- the mrdA gene encoding penicillin-binding protein 2 has product MPEPIPIKDHEKETRLVNKRLIACALFVFAISCALVVRLYILQVVEFDYHSTISENNRVHVLPIPPTRGLIYDRNGVLLADNRPSYNLTITRERATDVNQELDEVINLLHLPAEDRMVFDKAMKQSRHPFTPVTLFYELTEEQIAVLAVNEFRLPGLDVEPQFVRHYPLGAHFAHSIGYVGRINEKESKALDSVEYRGTQSIGKTGIERFYEAQLHGHVGYEEVETNAQGRVLRVLKHTDPVPGKNIVLSLDVKLQEAAEAALGDRRGSVVALDPSTGEVLAMVSNPSFDPNLFVTGISSKEYSALRDSIDRPLFNRVLRGLYAPGSTIKPEVAIAGLDAGVVTPQTRVFDPGYYQLPDFDHKYRNWNHIGDGWVDMDAAIMRSNDTYFYDLAHKLGIDRLHDYMAMFGLGEKVSLDMFEESPGLMPSQAWKRATRRQAWYPGETVILGIGQGYMQVTPLQLAQATALIANKGIWNRPHLAKSVDGVAPVDEHPMPNILLKDPRDWEQVNHGMQMVMHDARGIARAAAAGAQYRIAGKSGTAQVVAIKQGERYNREKTLERHRDNALFVGFAPAEHPKIAISVMIENGEAGGRVAGPVVRQIMDAWLLDQDGHLKPQYAAPSKAPGDPHV; this is encoded by the coding sequence ATGCCTGAACCAATCCCGATCAAGGACCATGAAAAAGAGACGCGGCTGGTCAACAAACGCTTGATTGCCTGTGCTCTGTTCGTCTTTGCCATCAGCTGTGCTCTGGTGGTGCGTCTGTATATCCTTCAGGTGGTGGAATTCGACTACCACTCGACCATCTCCGAAAATAACCGTGTGCATGTCCTGCCGATTCCGCCGACGCGCGGATTGATCTATGACCGCAACGGTGTACTTCTCGCCGACAACCGTCCCAGCTACAACCTGACCATCACTCGTGAGCGTGCAACTGACGTCAATCAGGAATTGGACGAAGTCATCAACTTGCTGCACTTGCCTGCTGAGGACCGCATGGTATTCGACAAGGCGATGAAGCAATCCCGGCATCCGTTCACACCGGTTACCCTGTTTTATGAGCTGACGGAAGAGCAGATTGCCGTCCTGGCGGTCAATGAGTTCCGCCTGCCGGGCCTCGATGTCGAACCGCAGTTTGTCCGGCACTATCCCCTTGGCGCGCATTTCGCCCATTCAATCGGTTATGTCGGTCGGATCAACGAGAAAGAATCGAAGGCTCTCGACTCCGTTGAATACCGTGGTACGCAATCCATCGGTAAAACCGGTATCGAGCGCTTCTATGAAGCGCAGCTGCATGGCCATGTCGGCTATGAAGAAGTCGAAACCAACGCTCAAGGAAGAGTGCTGCGGGTGCTCAAGCATACCGACCCGGTGCCAGGCAAAAACATCGTCCTCAGCCTCGATGTGAAACTGCAGGAGGCCGCCGAAGCTGCTTTGGGCGATCGTCGTGGATCCGTGGTTGCTCTTGATCCGTCCACGGGAGAAGTACTGGCGATGGTCAGCAACCCCAGCTTCGATCCGAATCTGTTCGTCACTGGCATCAGCTCAAAGGAATATTCGGCCCTGCGCGATTCCATCGACCGGCCGCTGTTCAACCGCGTATTGCGCGGCTTGTACGCCCCCGGTTCGACGATCAAGCCGGAAGTCGCCATCGCAGGTCTGGACGCAGGCGTCGTGACCCCGCAAACACGCGTATTCGATCCCGGTTATTACCAACTACCGGACTTCGATCACAAGTACCGCAACTGGAACCACATTGGTGACGGCTGGGTGGATATGGACGCGGCGATCATGCGATCCAACGACACCTACTTTTACGATTTGGCGCACAAGCTTGGCATCGATCGCCTGCACGACTACATGGCGATGTTCGGTCTCGGTGAAAAGGTCTCGCTCGACATGTTTGAAGAGTCCCCCGGTCTGATGCCGTCGCAGGCTTGGAAACGCGCAACGCGGCGGCAGGCATGGTATCCCGGTGAAACCGTTATCCTGGGCATCGGCCAGGGCTACATGCAGGTCACACCCCTGCAATTGGCCCAAGCTACCGCACTGATCGCCAATAAAGGGATATGGAATCGGCCGCATCTGGCCAAATCGGTCGACGGCGTAGCGCCGGTTGACGAGCACCCGATGCCGAACATCCTGCTCAAGGATCCGCGTGATTGGGAGCAGGTCAACCATGGCATGCAGATGGTCATGCACGATGCTCGAGGCATTGCCCGAGCAGCCGCTGCGGGCGCGCAATACCGCATTGCCGGCAAAAGTGGTACGGCGCAAGTCGTGGCGATCAAGCAGGGGGAGCGCTACAACCGTGAGAAAACCCTTGAGCGCCACCGTGACAACGCCCTGTTCGTAGGATTCGCGCCGGCAGAGCATCCGAAAATCGCCATCTCGGTAATGATAGAGAACGGCGAGGCCGGGGGGCGGGTCGCAGGGCCGGTAGTCCGGCAGATCATGGATGCCTGGTTACTCGATCAGGATGGTCATCTCAAGCCGCAATACGCCGCGCCGAGCAAAGCCCCGGGCGACCCCCACGTCTAA
- a CDS encoding SRPBCC family protein, protein MKPVPNSFERKIKLKASRSHVWRALVDAEAFGQWFGVALEGRRFIAGEWTQGQVTYPGYEHVLWNVLIERVEPQQLFSFRWHPYAVNPKIDYSQEPTTLVKFELQDFEDGTLLKVSESGFAHIPDVRQKEAYYMDSRGWEEQLSRLERFLAESAKARESGSA, encoded by the coding sequence ATGAAACCAGTACCTAACAGTTTCGAACGCAAAATCAAGCTCAAGGCGTCGCGTTCCCACGTCTGGCGTGCATTAGTCGATGCCGAGGCGTTTGGACAATGGTTTGGCGTGGCGCTCGAGGGCCGGCGATTCATCGCTGGCGAATGGACGCAGGGCCAGGTCACGTACCCCGGTTATGAACACGTATTGTGGAACGTGCTGATCGAGCGGGTCGAGCCGCAGCAGTTGTTTTCTTTCCGCTGGCATCCGTATGCGGTCAACCCGAAGATCGACTACTCGCAAGAGCCCACCACCCTGGTCAAGTTCGAGCTGCAGGATTTCGAGGACGGTACGTTGCTCAAGGTTTCGGAATCCGGCTTCGCCCACATCCCCGATGTTCGCCAGAAAGAGGCGTATTACATGGACAGTCGCGGCTGGGAGGAACAATTGAGCAGGCTTGAACGGTTCCTCGCTGAAAGCGCCAAGGCCCGTGAAAGCGGTAGTGCCTGA
- a CDS encoding TetR/AcrR family transcriptional regulator, whose protein sequence is MRYSAGHKSETRERLLQSSALSAKKSGFSTVGVDGLMKAIGLSGAAFYSHFSSKDGLFAAIVERELSESLERLGGQGGADRQRLERCLKQYLSMAHVEQPESGCALPTLGAEIARADVQVREQAEEWICRLQQSWAEILESESLAWSVLAQCVGALVVARMLATPDVQRTVLRSSHQEITRQLASPRAE, encoded by the coding sequence ATGCGTTATTCGGCAGGCCACAAATCGGAAACCCGCGAAAGATTGCTGCAAAGCAGCGCGCTCTCGGCAAAGAAATCGGGGTTTTCCACGGTGGGCGTGGATGGTCTGATGAAGGCTATCGGTTTGAGTGGCGCAGCGTTCTACAGTCACTTTTCCTCAAAGGATGGGTTGTTTGCTGCCATTGTCGAGCGAGAGCTGAGTGAGAGTCTCGAGCGCCTTGGTGGGCAGGGCGGCGCAGATCGGCAGCGGCTGGAGCGTTGTCTGAAGCAGTACCTGAGCATGGCCCACGTCGAGCAACCCGAGTCCGGCTGCGCGCTGCCGACATTGGGTGCAGAGATCGCCCGTGCCGATGTGCAGGTGCGTGAGCAGGCGGAAGAATGGATCTGCCGTCTCCAGCAAAGTTGGGCTGAGATACTGGAAAGCGAGAGCCTGGCCTGGTCGGTGCTTGCGCAATGCGTGGGTGCGCTGGTGGTCGCGCGGATGCTGGCAACACCGGACGTGCAGCGAACGGTGTTGCGCTCGAGCCATCAGGAAATCACGCGTCAGCTCGCTTCCCCGCGAGCCGAGTAG
- the tusA gene encoding sulfurtransferase TusA: MSEMIDTPVDRTLDATGLNCPEPVMMLHQYIRDLLPGGLLKVIATDPSTKRDIPKFCVFLDHELVSQHEEAGTYLYWIRKKS, from the coding sequence ATGAGTGAAATGATCGATACCCCGGTCGACCGCACCCTCGACGCCACCGGCCTCAATTGCCCGGAACCGGTGATGATGTTGCACCAGTACATCCGCGATCTGCTGCCCGGCGGCCTGCTCAAGGTGATCGCCACGGACCCCTCGACCAAACGCGACATTCCCAAGTTCTGTGTGTTCCTCGACCATGAACTGGTGAGCCAGCATGAAGAGGCCGGTACTTATCTGTACTGGATTCGCAAGAAGTCCTGA
- the rlmM gene encoding 23S rRNA (cytidine(2498)-2'-O)-methyltransferase RlmM — MNTLFMHCRPGFEGEVCSEISDLAARLNVAGYAKAKTAAACAEFVCTEADGAERLMRGQRFAELIFPRQWARGFFIDLPENDRISVILAHMADFPVCGSLWLEVVDTNDGKELSNFCKKFEGPLRKALTAAGKLVEDASKPRLLLTFKSGREVFLGMADAGNSAMWPMGIPRLKFPREAPSRSTLKLEEAWHHFIPRDQWEDRLHSDMTGVDLGAAPGGWTWQLVNRGMLVTAIDNGPMAESLMETGLVQHLMADGFTFKPKQPVDWMVCDIVEKPARNAAMLEEWIGEGHCREAVVNLKLPMKQRYAEVKRLLERIADGFKARGIKVDIGCKQLYHDREEVTCHLRRHDSKKAKSR; from the coding sequence ATGAACACCCTATTCATGCATTGCCGGCCCGGCTTCGAAGGCGAAGTCTGTTCGGAAATTTCCGACCTCGCCGCCCGTCTCAACGTCGCCGGCTACGCCAAAGCCAAAACGGCCGCGGCCTGCGCCGAGTTTGTCTGCACCGAAGCCGACGGCGCCGAACGCCTGATGCGCGGTCAGCGTTTCGCCGAACTGATCTTCCCGCGGCAGTGGGCGCGCGGCTTTTTCATCGATCTGCCGGAAAACGACCGGATCAGCGTGATCCTCGCGCACATGGCCGATTTCCCGGTGTGTGGCAGTCTGTGGCTGGAAGTGGTCGATACCAATGATGGCAAGGAGCTGTCGAACTTCTGCAAGAAGTTCGAAGGCCCGCTGCGCAAGGCACTGACCGCCGCCGGAAAACTGGTGGAAGACGCCAGCAAGCCGCGTCTGTTGCTGACCTTCAAAAGCGGCCGCGAGGTGTTTCTTGGCATGGCCGACGCCGGTAACTCGGCAATGTGGCCGATGGGCATTCCGCGCCTGAAGTTTCCCCGCGAAGCGCCCAGTCGCTCGACCTTGAAGCTGGAAGAGGCGTGGCACCACTTCATTCCGCGTGATCAGTGGGAAGATCGCCTGCACAGTGACATGACCGGCGTCGACCTCGGTGCCGCGCCGGGCGGCTGGACCTGGCAACTGGTCAACCGTGGCATGCTGGTCACCGCCATCGACAACGGCCCGATGGCTGAAAGCCTGATGGAAACCGGGCTGGTCCAGCATCTGATGGCGGATGGTTTTACCTTCAAGCCGAAACAGCCGGTTGACTGGATGGTCTGCGATATCGTCGAGAAACCGGCGCGCAATGCCGCGATGCTGGAAGAATGGATCGGCGAGGGACATTGCCGCGAGGCGGTGGTCAACCTGAAGCTGCCGATGAAACAGCGTTATGCCGAAGTGAAGCGTCTGCTGGAGCGTATTGCCGATGGTTTCAAGGCGCGCGGGATCAAGGTTGATATCGGCTGCAAGCAGCTGTATCACGACCGCGAAGAAGTGACCTGCCACTTGCGTCGGCACGACAGCAAAAAAGCCAAGTCCCGCTGA
- the rhtA gene encoding threonine/homoserine exporter RhtA: MNDQPRSLASMLFPVGLLMIAMASIQSGASLAKSMFPIIGAQGTTTLRLIFASVIMLLLLRPWRAKLTAKSLRTVIVYGMALGGMNFLFYMSLRTVPLGIAVALEFTGPLAVAIYASRRAIDFLWIALAAAGLLLLIPTGATTAGIDLVGAGYALGAGVCWALYILFGQKAGADNGVTTAALGVMIAALFVAPIGIVHAGAALLTPSLIPVAIGVAILSTALPYTLEMVALTRMPARTFGTLMSIEPAFGALSGLLFLQEYLSLSQWLAILCIILASVGATMTMGSGAKPAVAAD, translated from the coding sequence ATGAATGACCAACCTCGCTCCCTAGCCTCCATGTTGTTTCCGGTAGGCCTGCTCATGATAGCCATGGCATCCATCCAGTCAGGCGCCTCCCTGGCCAAAAGCATGTTCCCGATTATCGGCGCTCAAGGCACAACCACGCTGCGCTTGATCTTTGCCAGCGTGATCATGCTGCTATTGCTCCGGCCATGGCGCGCAAAGCTGACCGCCAAGTCTCTTCGTACCGTGATTGTCTACGGCATGGCATTGGGCGGGATGAACTTCCTCTTCTATATGTCTCTGCGCACTGTGCCGCTGGGCATCGCCGTTGCTCTCGAATTCACCGGCCCTCTGGCTGTAGCGATATATGCCTCTCGCCGCGCTATCGATTTTCTCTGGATCGCGCTGGCCGCGGCCGGCTTGCTTCTATTGATACCTACTGGGGCAACCACTGCTGGCATTGACCTGGTCGGAGCGGGCTATGCACTGGGAGCCGGGGTCTGCTGGGCGCTGTACATTCTGTTCGGGCAGAAGGCCGGCGCTGATAACGGAGTAACTACGGCTGCGTTGGGCGTGATGATCGCCGCGCTGTTCGTAGCGCCGATCGGTATCGTTCATGCCGGCGCTGCGCTGCTGACACCCTCACTGATTCCAGTCGCTATCGGAGTCGCCATTCTGTCCACCGCCCTGCCCTACACCCTGGAAATGGTCGCCCTGACGCGAATGCCCGCGCGCACCTTCGGCACACTCATGAGTATCGAACCCGCGTTCGGCGCGCTATCGGGCCTGCTTTTTCTGCAGGAATACCTTTCATTGTCACAATGGCTGGCCATCCTGTGCATTATTCTGGCCTCCGTGGGCGCAACGATGACCATGGGCAGCGGAGCAAAGCCTGCTGTCGCGGCGGACTGA
- a CDS encoding SDR family oxidoreductase, whose translation MNNKKVVLVVGAGDATGGAIAKRFANEGFTACVTRRSADKLQPLVDAIVAEGGEAHGFACDARKEEDVIALIEDIETRVGPIEAFVFNIGANVPCSILEETARKYFKIWEMACFSGFLNAREVAKRMVTRQRGTILFTGATAGLRGASGFAAFAGAKHGIRALAQSMARELGPMNIHVAHVVVDGAIDTDFIRNSFPEKYATKDQDGILDPEHIAENYWYLHSQPRDAWTFELDLRPWNERW comes from the coding sequence ATGAATAACAAGAAGGTCGTATTGGTTGTCGGTGCGGGCGATGCCACTGGCGGCGCGATTGCCAAGCGTTTTGCCAATGAAGGTTTCACTGCCTGCGTGACCCGGCGCAGCGCCGACAAACTGCAGCCACTGGTCGACGCCATAGTCGCTGAAGGCGGTGAGGCTCATGGGTTCGCTTGCGATGCGCGCAAGGAAGAAGACGTCATCGCGCTGATCGAAGACATCGAGACACGCGTCGGTCCGATCGAGGCCTTTGTCTTCAACATCGGAGCCAACGTGCCGTGCAGCATTCTCGAAGAAACCGCGCGCAAGTATTTCAAGATCTGGGAGATGGCCTGTTTCTCCGGGTTTCTCAATGCCCGTGAAGTGGCCAAGCGCATGGTGACCCGGCAGCGCGGCACGATTCTGTTTACCGGTGCCACCGCCGGACTGCGCGGCGCTTCCGGATTCGCCGCTTTCGCTGGCGCCAAACACGGTATCCGCGCACTGGCCCAAAGCATGGCCAGGGAACTGGGACCGATGAACATCCATGTCGCCCATGTCGTAGTGGACGGTGCGATCGACACCGACTTCATCCGCAACAGCTTTCCCGAAAAATACGCGACCAAGGATCAGGACGGCATTCTGGACCCGGAGCACATCGCCGAAAACTACTGGTATCTGCACAGTCAGCCACGGGATGCATGGACCTTCGAGCTGGACCTGCGCCCATGGAACGAGCGCTGGTAA
- the acnA gene encoding aconitate hydratase AcnA — MPSLDSLKSLKTLQIDATTYHYFSLPEAAKSLGDLDRLPMSLKVLLENLLRWEDEKTVTGADLKALAAWLKERRSDREIQYRPARVLMQDFTGVPAVVDLAAMRAAMAKAGGDPQRINPLSPVDLVIDHSVMVDKFGSASAFEQNVDIEMQRNGERYAFLRWGQSAFDNFSVVPPGTGICHQVNLEYLGRTVWTKEEDGRTYAFPDTLVGTDSHTTMINGLGVLGWGVGGIEAEAAMLGQPVSMLIPEVIGFKLTGKLKEGITATDLVLTVTQMLRKKGVVGKFVEFYGDGLADLPLADRATIANMAPEYGATCGFFPVDDVTLEYLRLSGRPAEVVKLVEAYTKAQGLWRLPGQEPVFTDSLALDMGSVEASLAGPKRPQDRVSLPNVAQAFSDFVDLQFKPTSKEEGRLESEGGGGVAVGNADLVGEADYEYEGKTYRLKNGAVVIAAITSCTNTSNPSVMMAAGLLAKKAVEKGLTRKPWVKSSLAPGSKVVTDYYKAAGLTQYLDQLGFSLVGYGCTTCIGNSGPLPEPIEKAIQKADLTVASVLSGNRNFEGRVHPLVKTNWLASPPLVVAYALAGSVRTDISSEPLGEDQQGNPVYLRDIWPSSREIAEAVNQVNTAMFHKEYAEVFAGDEQWQAIEVPQAATYVWQDDSTYIQHPPFFDDISGPLPEVKDVKGARVLALLGDSVTTDHISPAGNIKIDSPAGRYLQEKGVEPRDFNSYGSRRGNHEVMMRGTFANIRIRNEMLGGEEGGNTLYIPTGEKMAIYDAAMKYQASGTPLVVIAGQEYGTGSSRDWAAKGTNLLGVKAVIAESFERIHRSNLVGMGVLPLQFKLDQNRKSLNLTGKETFEIQGLSGVELTPRMNLPLVITREDGRQEKVEVLCRIDTLNEVEYFKSGGILHYVLRQLIAS; from the coding sequence ATGCCGTCCCTCGATAGTCTGAAATCACTGAAAACCCTGCAAATCGACGCCACGACCTACCATTATTTCAGCCTGCCGGAAGCCGCCAAAAGCCTGGGCGACCTCGACAGGCTGCCGATGTCGTTAAAGGTACTGCTGGAAAACCTGCTGCGCTGGGAAGACGAAAAAACCGTGACCGGTGCCGACCTCAAGGCCCTTGCTGCCTGGCTCAAGGAGCGCCGCTCCGATCGGGAAATCCAGTACCGCCCGGCGCGCGTATTGATGCAGGATTTTACCGGTGTCCCCGCCGTGGTCGACCTCGCCGCCATGCGTGCGGCGATGGCCAAGGCTGGCGGTGATCCTCAACGGATCAATCCGTTATCACCGGTGGATCTGGTAATCGACCACTCGGTGATGGTCGACAAGTTTGGCAGCGCCAGTGCGTTTGAACAGAACGTCGACATCGAAATGCAACGCAACGGCGAACGCTATGCGTTTCTGCGCTGGGGCCAGAGTGCGTTCGATAACTTCAGCGTGGTACCGCCGGGCACCGGCATCTGCCACCAGGTCAACCTCGAGTACCTCGGTCGCACCGTGTGGACCAAAGAAGAGGACGGCCGCACCTACGCTTTCCCCGACACGCTGGTCGGTACCGACTCCCACACCACCATGATCAACGGCCTCGGCGTACTCGGCTGGGGCGTCGGCGGGATCGAAGCGGAAGCGGCGATGCTTGGGCAACCGGTGTCAATGCTGATTCCGGAAGTGATCGGCTTCAAACTCACCGGCAAGCTCAAGGAAGGCATCACCGCGACCGACCTGGTGCTGACCGTGACGCAGATGCTGCGCAAGAAAGGCGTGGTCGGCAAATTCGTCGAGTTCTATGGCGACGGCCTCGCCGACCTGCCACTGGCCGACCGCGCGACCATCGCTAACATGGCTCCCGAGTACGGGGCGACATGCGGCTTCTTCCCGGTGGACGATGTCACCCTGGAATACCTGCGCCTGTCCGGCCGGCCAGCGGAAGTGGTGAAACTGGTCGAGGCGTACACCAAGGCTCAAGGTCTGTGGCGTCTTCCGGGTCAGGAGCCGGTGTTCACTGACAGCCTGGCGCTGGACATGGGCAGCGTCGAAGCCAGTCTGGCCGGACCTAAGCGCCCGCAGGATCGCGTCTCGCTGCCGAACGTTGCGCAGGCCTTCAGTGACTTTGTCGACCTGCAATTCAAACCCACCAGCAAAGAAGAAGGACGCCTGGAAAGCGAGGGCGGTGGCGGCGTCGCCGTGGGCAATGCCGATCTGGTGGGCGAAGCGGATTATGAATACGAGGGCAAAACCTATCGCCTGAAAAACGGCGCCGTGGTCATCGCCGCGATCACCTCCTGCACCAACACTTCCAACCCGAGCGTGATGATGGCGGCCGGGTTGCTGGCGAAAAAAGCAGTGGAAAAAGGCCTGACGCGCAAACCGTGGGTCAAAAGCTCGCTGGCTCCCGGGTCGAAAGTCGTCACCGACTACTACAAGGCTGCCGGGCTGACCCAATACCTTGATCAACTAGGGTTTTCTCTGGTCGGCTATGGCTGCACCACCTGCATCGGCAACTCCGGGCCACTGCCGGAGCCGATCGAAAAAGCCATTCAGAAAGCCGATCTTACGGTCGCGTCGGTCCTGTCCGGCAACCGCAACTTCGAAGGTCGCGTGCATCCGCTGGTGAAAACCAATTGGCTGGCCTCGCCACCGCTGGTCGTCGCCTATGCATTGGCGGGTAGCGTGCGCACCGATATCAGCAGCGAACCACTGGGTGAGGATCAGCAGGGTAATCCGGTGTATCTGCGCGATATCTGGCCGAGCAGCCGAGAGATCGCCGAGGCGGTGAATCAGGTCAATACGGCGATGTTCCACAAGGAATACGCCGAAGTGTTTGCCGGTGATGAGCAATGGCAAGCCATCGAGGTGCCGCAAGCGGCCACTTACGTGTGGCAGGACGATTCGACCTACATTCAGCATCCGCCTTTCTTCGACGACATTTCCGGCCCCCTGCCGGAGGTCAAAGATGTCAAAGGCGCACGGGTATTGGCCCTGCTCGGTGATTCGGTAACCACAGACCACATCTCCCCCGCCGGCAATATCAAGATCGACAGCCCGGCCGGGCGTTATCTGCAGGAAAAAGGCGTCGAGCCTCGCGACTTCAACTCCTACGGTTCACGTCGCGGCAATCATGAAGTGATGATGCGCGGCACGTTTGCCAACATCCGTATTCGCAACGAGATGCTCGGGGGCGAGGAAGGTGGCAACACCCTCTACATTCCCACCGGGGAAAAAATGGCCATTTATGATGCAGCCATGAAGTACCAGGCTTCGGGCACTCCGCTGGTGGTGATTGCCGGACAGGAATATGGCACAGGGTCAAGCCGTGACTGGGCGGCAAAAGGTACCAATCTGCTGGGGGTCAAAGCGGTCATTGCGGAAAGCTTCGAGCGCATTCACCGCTCCAATCTGGTGGGCATGGGTGTGCTGCCGTTGCAGTTCAAGCTTGACCAGAATCGCAAGAGTCTCAATCTGACTGGCAAGGAAACATTCGAGATTCAGGGGCTGAGCGGTGTCGAGTTGACGCCGCGGATGAATCTGCCTCTGGTGATTACTCGCGAGGACGGGCGTCAGGAGAAGGTCGAGGTCTTGTGCCGGATTGATACGTTGAACGAGGTTGAGTACTTCAAATCCGGGGGGATTCTGCATTATGTGTTGCGGCAGTTGATTGCTTCGTAA
- a CDS encoding lysozyme inhibitor LprI family protein, translating to MSVRLLLAFAPFVFSPFVHAAVDCANASDQATMNQCAGQAFKAADKELNAVYQQITGRLKDNPDGKKLLVGAQRAWIGFRDSECKFSASGVAGGSVYPLIYSDCLTGMTKTRVEALKQYLKCEEGDMSCPVPGA from the coding sequence ATGTCAGTACGACTGCTTCTGGCCTTTGCGCCCTTTGTTTTTTCCCCATTCGTCCACGCCGCCGTTGACTGCGCCAATGCCAGTGATCAAGCGACAATGAATCAGTGTGCGGGGCAAGCCTTTAAAGCGGCAGACAAGGAATTGAATGCGGTTTACCAGCAGATCACCGGCCGCTTGAAAGACAATCCGGACGGCAAGAAGCTGCTGGTGGGCGCGCAACGGGCATGGATTGGATTCCGCGACTCTGAATGCAAGTTTTCGGCATCAGGAGTGGCGGGCGGGAGTGTTTATCCATTGATTTACAGCGATTGCCTGACGGGCATGACCAAGACGCGTGTCGAAGCGCTCAAGCAATATTTGAAATGTGAGGAAGGCGACATGAGTTGCCCGGTACCCGGTGCGTAA
- a CDS encoding ADP-ribosylglycohydrolase family protein: protein MQPSLADRYRGALLGLACGDAVGTTVEFQPRGSFRPMSDMVGGGPFQLKPGQWTDDTSMALCLAESLLSKNGFDAADQMGRYLNWWKWGYLSSTGECFDIGMTVSQALQQYQRTGEPFAGSTDPLTAGNGSLMRLAPVVLFYFPDVRQVQTFAADSSRTTHAAPEAIECCQLLADLIARALEGAEKTQLRRAPLLALSQPGVAAIARGEYLDKGETEIKGSGYSVQSLEAALWCFHHTQTYADAVLQAANLGDDADTTAAIVGQLAGAYYGTRAIPEHWLERLHEREEIAATADRLLEASRLRTQP from the coding sequence ATGCAGCCCTCTCTAGCCGATCGTTATCGCGGCGCCCTTCTAGGCCTGGCTTGCGGCGACGCGGTCGGCACCACGGTCGAGTTCCAACCGCGAGGATCATTCCGGCCGATGAGTGATATGGTCGGCGGTGGCCCGTTTCAGCTCAAACCGGGGCAATGGACCGATGACACCTCAATGGCGCTGTGTCTGGCCGAGAGCCTGCTGAGCAAAAACGGCTTCGATGCGGCTGATCAGATGGGCCGCTATCTCAATTGGTGGAAATGGGGATACCTGAGTTCTACCGGTGAATGTTTCGACATCGGTATGACCGTGAGCCAGGCGCTGCAACAGTACCAGCGCACCGGGGAGCCTTTTGCCGGCTCGACTGATCCGTTGACTGCTGGCAACGGGTCGCTGATGCGACTGGCCCCCGTCGTGCTGTTTTATTTTCCCGATGTACGACAGGTACAGACCTTCGCTGCTGACAGCTCACGCACAACCCATGCCGCGCCGGAGGCAATCGAGTGCTGCCAATTGCTGGCTGATCTGATCGCAAGAGCCCTTGAGGGTGCGGAGAAAACCCAGCTTCGCCGGGCGCCACTGCTAGCGCTTTCCCAGCCGGGGGTGGCTGCGATCGCACGGGGTGAATACCTCGACAAAGGGGAAACTGAAATCAAGGGCAGCGGCTATAGCGTCCAATCGCTGGAAGCCGCGCTGTGGTGCTTCCACCACACGCAGACCTACGCCGACGCGGTGTTGCAAGCAGCCAATCTCGGTGATGATGCGGATACAACCGCTGCTATCGTGGGTCAGTTGGCAGGTGCTTATTACGGCACTCGGGCGATTCCCGAGCACTGGCTGGAGCGGCTGCATGAACGCGAGGAAATCGCCGCCACTGCGGATCGCCTGCTGGAAGCTTCCAGGTTACGCACTCAACCCTAG